The region AGGGAAGAGCCGGGCCCGAGCAGCGCCGTGTAGCTGACGAACGCCGGTCCCTCGTCGACCTTGACCGCGCCTAAACGACTCACCTTCAGCCCCACGGCCGGCAGGTGCTGGAGCTCGAACGCGCCCCCCGGCAGGGCCAGCACGCCCTTGCCTCGTCGGAGCGCGCCCGAGACCGTCATGGCCCCGCTACGGCCCGTGGCCGGGCGGAGCTTCCAGGTGGCGCCGTCGCCCTCGGGCGGCACCTCGGCGAAGGACGAATCGACGGCGAACCACGTGGACGAGTGGTAGGCGTTGTAGGTGGCCTCACGGAGAAGGGGCTGGGCGCGGCCCTCCCGCGGCTCGACTCTCAGCACGATGTGCTCGCCGAGCTTCAGGGTCCCGATCTGGCCGATGTGGGTGGTCGTGCGGAACGGGTCGACATGCCGTCCGATCAGGGCCTCGAACCATTCCGTGATGCGGGCCTCGATCGCCTGCTGGAGGTCATGCAGGCCGAGGTGGCCGCCGTAGCCCAGGAGGCTGACCCCCAGGACCGCGCCCACCCAGACGGCCGCCGAGACGTGCCGGGGCCTCACCGACCAGAGCGCCCATGCGGCCAGGACGCACACCGCGACGTAGAACGCCCCGCTGCGGACGTTGGCGGCGCTCGCCGAGAGGACGCAGAGGGCGACGTATGGGTAGGCGAGGTTGAAGCCGGGGCTCCGGGCGGCGCCCTCCCGGCGCGCCTGTCGGCGGAGCGTCCAGAAGAGCGTGGCCAGCTCGATCGGCTCGCCGCCGCTCAGGGCCTGGGAGGCGACGAGCGGCAGACAGATCAGCGGCAGCCACTGCAGCACGCCGATGACGGCGCGGTTGGCTCCGGCCGTCAGGCCGAGGTAAACCACGGCGCCCAGGAGCAGCAGAGTAGAGAGATCAGCGAGGCGGTCGAACTCGGCGCGCGCGAAGTGCCAGCGCCAGGGCACGAGGCGGGACGCTTCCAGGATGAGGGCTGCGACGACGGCGAGCGGCAGGAGAGCGGTCTGCCAGCCCCAGAAGAGCACCGCGGCGCCGACGAGGCCCGGCGGCGTGTTCATAGGTCGGCGGGGGCGGACGTTACGGCCCCCTCCGAGATCCATAGTCGGAGGAGGCCTCCCGGCCCCCTCCGAATCCATAGTTGGTGGGAGGTCTCCCGGCCCCCTCCAAGCCACCCCAATGGTTGCGCCGGCGAAGCCGGCGCTCGAGGGAGCGCGCGCGATTCTTGGGTTGACACAGGGTGTCTCACAGCCTGGCCAGCCCTTCGGCGATCCGCCCGACCTCGAGCCGGTGGAAGCGAGCAAGTCGAGCGCCCTCCGCGTCCGGCGTGTCGGCGGCCTCGGCCCCGGCGATCAGCAGCACCAGCGTCGGCACCCCGAGCGCCGTGAGCTCTCCCACCAGGCGTCGGCGGTCCTCGTCCCACGCCATCAGGACGCAGATGCAGCCGCTGACCAGGGCGTGGTGCTGGATGACGAGGTGGTGGAGCGCGCTGAACGGCGCCGTCCGGCAGGCTCGCACGCAGGCCAGGACCTCGAGCATCCGCTCCGCCTGGCCGAGCCCGCGCCCGGCCGTGAAGCAGTAGGCCGTGGGTCCCACGAAGAGAAGATCGAGCAGCGACTCCTGGGTCTGGATCGTGTAGGCCAGGGAGGCGGCCACGGACACGGCCTCCTCGAAGAGGTCGCTGGGCTCGGAGTCGACGAAGGTGTCGAGCACGAGGGCATGCCGGACGAAGAACTCGTTCTGGTGCTCCTTCACGATGAGCTTGCCCACCCTGGCACAGCTTCGCCAGTGGATGCGGCGCAGCGGATCGCCGGGGCGGTACTCGCGCAGTGAGACGAACTCCTCGGAGTCGCCGACCGACGAGGCCAGCGCCACGCCGCCCTGATGGTGCTTGCGCGTGCCGGGAAGCTCGAGCGGGGGCACCGGATAGCGTCGGGGAAGCACCAGCACCGAGTGCGTCGCCGGCACCGAGACCGCCGCCTTGCAGACTCCCAGCGAGTCTGGCCGGGCCACCGTGACGCCGGTGAGCGTGAGCCGGCCGCGGCGCAGCGGGGTGATCTCGGCCCGTAGCTCGCACTGGCCGCCGGGCGGGAGGGCCGGCACCGGGAGATGTCCGGCGAGCGCCGACTGTCTCTTCGAGACGAGCCAGACCCATCGGAAATACCCGATGGCCCGGTCGAACCGGTTGCGCCGGTCCTCGCCGGGCTCCCGGGCCTGGAGGAACTCTTCGTAGGAGGGGCGAGGATCCTCGAGGTCCTCCGACAGGAGGAGCCCGCGCAGGGCTCGCGGTCCGTGATTGCGGACGGCGATCTTGTAGATCAGCCGCTCGCCGGCGCTGGCGAAGCGCGGCACCACCCGGTCGACGCTGAGCCGCGCGCGCCAAGAGCGGTTCGCGGCGAGGGCGACGACGAGAGCGGCCAGCACGAAGCTGAAGGCCTGATAGGCGACCGTCTGGTTGGTGTCGAGCCCGAGCACCGCGGAGGCGAAGAGGACGCCCAGGAGCCAGATGCCGGTGCCCGTGAACCGCCGTCGGATCCGCCACTCCAGCGACGACAGGTGCCGGAAGCCGAGGTAGAAGGCTCGCCTCACCGTCTCTAGTGCCGTTCCAACTTGTTGATACTAAATCTGTCCACGAACGACGTACACGGTGCCTTCCTAGGCGCGAATAGTTGGAACGGCACTAGTTCAATCGGAGGGGGCCGCGACGGCCCCCTCCGAGGCCTCCCCCAGAAAGGGATTGCGCCGGCGAAGCCGGCGCTCGAGACGGCGAGGAGTGCCCGTAGTGAGCGCGCGCCATTCGCCCCACCGTCTCTAGGCCGGCACCGGGATCGCCTTGAGGATGTCCTCCACGATCCCCGGCGCCGTCGTGCCCGAAAAGCGCGCCTGCGGATCGACGACGAGCCGGTGAGCGATGACGGCCACCGCGACTTCCTGGACGTGCTCGGGGGTGACGAACTCCACGCCGTCGAAGAGGGCCAGCGCCTGGGCGGCCTTCATCAGCGCCAGCGAGGCCCGCGGGCTTCCTCCCAGCTGGACGCCCGGCGCGCTCCGCGTGGCCTGGACGATGTCGACGATGTACCGCTTGATCTCGTCCCCCATGCGGACGGCGGCGACCGCCCGCTTGAGGGCCAGGATGTCCTCGCCGGCGGCGCACTCCGCGATGCCGTCGAGCGGATGGCCCTGCTCCTGCTCCGAGAGGATGATGGCCTCGTCCTCCGGCGACACGTAGCCCAAGCCGAACTGGAAGGCGAAGCGGTCCATCTGGGCCTCGGGCAGGGGATACGTCCCCCGGAACTCGACAGGGTTCTGGGTGGCGATCACGAAGAAGAGCGTCTCCAGACGGTGCGAGGTCCCGTCCACCGTGACCTGGCCTTCCCCCATCGCCTCCAGCAGCGCCGACTGGGTGCGCGGCGACGCTCGATTGATCTCGTCGGCCAGCAGGATGTTGGTGAAGATGGGACCGCGGTGGAACCGGAAGGCCTGCTCCCGCTGGTCGTAGATGGACACGCCGAGGATGTCGGAGGGCAGGAGGTCCGGCGTGAACTGCACCCGCCGGAACTGCGCCCCGATGGAGCGGGCCAGCGCTTTGGCCAGCGTCGTCTTGCCCGTCCCCGGATAGTCCTCCAGCAGCACGTGGCCCCCGCTGGCGAGGGCGGCCAGGAGCTTGCGGATGGCCGCCGACTGGCCCTTCATCACTCTGGCGATGTTGCGGGCGACGGTCTCGAACGTCTGCCGGGGGGGCGGCGGGAGCCGGCGGCTCATGATCGCTCAGGGGCTCGACGCCAGCGAACGCCAGCTCGCATCGTCGCTATGATCCCGATCCTCAGCGGCCCGCCGCCACGCGGGCGGCCAGGCGGACGGCCTGAGCGTTCGATGGCATCACGGCGGCACCGAGGCCAGCGAGCCTGGCGACCTGCCCAGCCCGGCCTTGCGGGTCGGCGTCGGTGCCGGTCACGCTGGCGACGACGGCCAGGTGGCGGCCGTGGGCCCGGGCCTCCGCGCGCGCCGCGTGGAGGGCCGGCAGCAGCTCGCCGGCGGGATCGGGATGAGCGCCGTAGCCCAGCACCACGTCGAGGAGCAGAACGGCCGTGGAAGGATCGGCGCCTTCCTTCCGGATCCACTCGCGGCGGACGGTGCCGTCGATCATCGGGTGCGGCCGCCCCACCGTGAAGATGTCCGCGCCGACATCGACGACGCGATGCCCGCTGCCGCCACCCGTCACGCCCGGCGCCACGTCGGACAGCGTGGCGCCGAGCAGGGCGAGCGCCTCCCAGGCGAGCGTGCCGCCCGAGTACACGCCCCGCACGAACCGCTGCCCGGGCTCGAGCGGGCGCACCGCCTCCTCCACGAGGCGCTGCACCTCGGCGGCGGGCAGCGTGAACTCCGTCGAAGCCGGGCGTTCCTTCCGGGCCAGCGCGACGGCGGCGCGAGCGCAGTCTTCCAGTGACGCCGCGATGTGGACACCGGCGCCGACGGTCGGCGCCGGAGCCGCGGCGCCGCCGACGACGTGCACGACGCACCGCTTGCCGAGCCGGCTCACCGCTTCGTGCAGGCGGGCGGCAGCCGACGGTCCCGGAGGCTTGCCGATGACGCAGATCACCTCGGTGGCCCCGTCGGCGGCGAGGGCGGCGAGCGCCTGCTCCATCATGATGCCGCTCACCGCGTCGGACAGATCGCGCCCACCGACGCCGATGGCGTGCGAGATGCCCTCGCCGGCCCGGGCGATCAGGCAGGTGACTTCCTGGAGCCCCGTGCCCGACGCCGCAGCCAGGCCGATCCGCCCCCGCGGCACCGCGTTGGCGAAGCCGAGCGGGACCCCGTCGATGATCGCCGTCCCGCAGTCCGGCCCCATCAGGAAGAGGCCCCGCTCCCGCGCGAAGCGCTTCAGCTCGATCTCGGTCTCCAGGGGCACGTTGTCGCTGAAGAGCATGACGTGGAGCCCTGCTCGCAGCGCCTTCAGCGCCTCGGCGCCGGCGTAGAGACCGGGCACCGAGATCAGCGCCAGCGTGGCGTCGGGCCTGGCCCGCAGCGCGGAGGCGAGCGTCCGGGGTCGGGGACTCGCCCGTCCTTCCCACCCCGCCGCCGGGCGGGAGCTCAGCGCGGCCCGGGCGGCGGCCTCGGCCGCGCGCGCGGAGGCTTCGCCGCTGCCGGCGACGGCGATGACGAGGTCCGTGGGCGCGGCGGCGGACCCCTCATCGGTCAGGAGTCCGGCATCCTTGAGGAGCGCGCGGTTGGCCGGCGTCCCCATCATGGCCGCGGCGCGGCTCACGCCCGGGACCGCCTCCATGTCCCGCGTCAGGCGCATCAGTGTGACGGAGTCGTGGTAGGCGCGCGTCCAGACGAAGTTCCAGACCGGCATGGTCAGCGGCGTGGCCGGGCCGGGAGCGTCACTTGGGCGGCGTGATCCCGTAGGCCTTGATCTTGCGGTAGAGGTGGCTGCGCTCGATGCCCAGCCGTTCGGCCGTGCGCGTCATGTTCCAGTCGTTCGCGCGCAGCTCGGTCAGGATGTAGGCCCGCTCGAAGTTGTCGCGCGCCTCCCGCAGCGACCGCTCCCCCGCCTCCGCTCCCGCGGCCGGCGCCTCCTTAGGGCGCAGCGGCACCGGCAGATCGTCGATGCCGATGACGTCCCCCGGCGTCATGATGACCAGGCGTTCCACCATGTTCCGCAGCTCGCGCACGTTGCCCGGCCAGTCGTAGGCCAGGAAGTAGGCGAGCGCCTCGCCGGACACGGTCTTGACGCGCTTGCCGTTCTCGGCGCAGAAGACGCGGATGAAGTGGTCGATGAGGAGCGGGATGTCCTCCTTGCGGGCGCGCAGCGGGGGCGCCTCGATGGGGATCACGTTCAGCCGGTAGAAGAGGTCCTCGCGGAAGCCGCTGCCCAGGAGCGTCGTGAGGTCGCGGTTGGAGGCGGCGATCACGCGGACATCCACCTTGATCGTCTCCCGGCCGCCCACCCGCTCGAAGGCCTGCTCCTCGAGGGCGCGCAGGACCTTGGCCTGGGTCTTGAGGCTCATGTCGCCGATCTCGTCGAGGAACAGCGTCCCCCCGTCGGCCATCTCGAAGCGGCCCCGCCGCCGCGCCAGCGCGCCGGTGAAGGCGCCCTTTTCGTGGCCGAACAGCTCCGACTCGATCAGCTCCTCGGGGATGGCGGCGCAGTTCACCTCGACGAACGACCGGTCGCGCCGCGTCGACAGCGCGTGGATGCCCCGGGCCACCAGCTCCTTGCCGCTGCCGTTCTCGCCGTGGATCAGCACCCGCCCGTTCGTCGGCGCCGCCGTGGCGATCTGCTCGCGGAGCTGCCGGATGGCCAGGCTCTGGCCGATGATCTCCGTGCGCTGCTCGAGCCGCTGGCGCAGGGTGGCGTTCTCGCGCTCGAGGCGCGAGTGCTCGAGCGCGCGGGCGACGGTGAGCAGCGTCTTCTCGAGCGAGAGCGGCTTCTCGATGAAGTCGTAGGCGCCCAGCCGCGTGGCCCGGACGGCGGTCTCGATGGTGCCGTGGCCCGAGATCATCACCACGGCGACGTCGGGCCGGAGCCGCTTGAGGTCGGCCAGGGTCTCCAGCCCGTCCTTGCCGGGCATCCAGATGTCCAGGAACACCAGATCCGGCGCCTCGTCGGCGAAGACCGAGAGCGCGTCGGCGCCGCTGCCCACGGCGGTGACGCGGTAGCCCTCGTCCTCCAGGACGCCCCGGAGCGTCGCCTGGATGGCTGGCTCGTCGTCGACGATCAGGATGTGCTCGCCCGCCATGGCTCGCTCAGGCCCCGCCGTAGGCCTCGACGGGCGCGGTGGAGCGCGACACGGGCAGCTCCATGACGAAGCGGCTCCCCTTGGGCTGGTTGTCCTCCACCCGGATCGTGCCCCCGTGCTCGGTGACGATCTCGTGCACGATCGGCAGCCCCAGCCCCATGCCGTTCGTCTTCGTCGAGAAGTAGGGCATGAACAGCTTGTCCTTGTCCTCGGGGCTGATCCCGGGCCCGGTGTCGCTCACGATGACCTGCACCCGCCCCGCCTCGGGCAGATGGAGAGCCTCGACGTCCACCTCGCCGGTGCCGCCCACCGCCTCCACGGCGTTGTCCACGAGGTTGAGCATCGCGCGCTTGATGTGGTCGGGGTCCACCTCGAGCCGCGGCAGGTCGTCGCGGTAGCGCGTGGTCAGCCGCAGCGCGGGGTGCGACTCGCGGTAGAGGCCGGCCACCGCGTCCAGCAGCGACTTCAAGTCCGTGGGACGCGGCGTGAGCACCGGCATCCGGGCGAAGCGCGAGAACTCGTCCACCAGCCGCTTGAGCCCGTCCACCTCCTGGATGATCGTCTCCGTGCACTCGGTGATGAGCTGCTCGTCGCCGGGGTTGCGGGCCAGCCGCCGCTTGAGCCGCTGGGCCGAGAGCTGGATGGGCGTCAGCGGGTTCTTGATCTCGTGGGCGATCCGCTGGGCGACCTCGCGCCAGGCGGCCAGGCGCTGGGCCTTGAGCAGCTCCGTGAGGTCGTCGAAGACGATGACCGCGCCCGTGTACTCGCCTTCGGGGCCGCGCAGCGCGGTGGCCGAGGCCAGGAGCGACACGCTCACGCCGCTCCGGCGCAGGTGCAACTCCTGCTCGATGGCGACCCCGGCCTTGGCGCGCCGGATGCGGGCCACGAGCCCGACCACGTCCCTGAACGCCGGGCTGCCGAACACCTCTTCGACGGGGCGTCCGACGGCGGCGGCGCTGTGCAGGCCGAACATCCCGGCGGCGGCCCGGTTGAGCGTCGTCACCGCCCCTTGCGGATCGAGCGACACGACGCCGGTCGTGATGGCCTCCAGCACGGTCTCGATGTAGCGCCGCCGGTCCTCCAGCTCGGTGTGCTTGTCCTGCAGGTCCAGGTACGCCTCCTCCAGCTGTCGTTTCGACTGGGCGAGGTCGTCCGTCATCCGGTTGAAGGAGTCGACGAGCACGCCGATCTCGTCGTCCGCCCGCGCCTGCACCTTGTAGCTGAGGTTGCCGGCCGCCACCTCGCGGGTGCCCTCGGCCAGCTCGGCGATGGGGCCGGTGATGCCGCGGGCCAGGTAGAGCCCGAACCAGGCGAAGGAGAAGACGACGATCAGCGTCATCAGGAGGAAGAGCAGGATGTAGATGCCCTTGATCGGGTTCTTCACCAGTTTGAGCTGCTTGTACTCCTGGAACGCCTGCTCGATACCGCGGATCTTCTGCTCCAGCCGCTCGGAGACGTGGGTGCCCACCACCACCACGCCGATGACGCCGCGCCGGGGGTCGTGCGAGAAGACGGGGGTGATCGCCTCGATCAAGTCGCCGGACGCCAGCTCGCGGACGGTGGTCACGTTCTGACCCGCCCGCCCCAGCCGGAGCTGGCTCTCGTTGACCTCGCGAGTGGGGAGATCGCCGAGCCCGGGGTCCTTCACGTGGACCAGCTCCTGGCCGCCGGCGCTGAACACGGTCAGCGCGCTGAGTCCGAGCTGCTCCTGCTGCTCGACCAGGTAGGCGGCCAGCTCCTCCCGGTTGGCCTCGTCCAGGAGGTCGTCGCGGTCGATGACACGGCCGATGTGCTGGGCGTGGCGCAGGGCGGTGGCCTGGAGGTTTTGGTAGTACGTCTGGGCCACCCCCAGCGCCTGGTCGAGGGGGCGCTCGACCTGGGGCTTGAACCAGCCCTCGATCGACTTGTTGATGAAGTTGGAGGCGATGATGAAGATCAGGATGGCGGGGGCCAGCGCCAGCGACAGGAAGGCCAGCACGAGCTTCGTCTTGAACCTGGCCCCGATCAGCTTCTGCCGACGCTCGACCCAGAGCTTCACGAGATTGCGAAGAAGCAGGACCAGCAGCAGCAGGAAGACGATGAGGTTCAGGTTGAACAGGGCGAAGACGACGATGTTCGAGGCCAGCGGCAGTTGGGGCACGCGCATCTCGAGGCTGAGCGCGCTGGCGATCGCCACCAGCACGAGCAGCCCGCTGATGATGACGAGATTGCGCCGGCGCCGGCCCTGGTCGCTGTAGAGCGGCATTATTGGACCCGCCTGATGCGACGGAAGTCGGACTGCTGCAGGGTCTGCTCGGCGGTGCCGGCCATGCGCGCCACGAACGTATTCTCGCCGTTCAGCGCGGTGGCGGCGCGGACGCGGACGTAGATGATGTCGTCGGGGTCGAGCTCGGAGGCCGGCGTGAGCTTCGTCGCCCGCAGCTCCGAAAGCACCCGTTGCGCGTCGCGCAGGTCGCGCGTGCTGTACACCGGCCGCGTCTCACCCTTGAGGAAGGTCACCCGGTACTCCTTGGTGACGAGGTTGTAGGTGAGGTGGCGCTCGACCAGCTGGGTGGTGAGGAGGCGGTCGCGCCAGAACCGGTTGTACTGCCAGAGCTCGATGGTGAAGCGGACGTGGGCGGGGATGCCGCTGTGGATCGATTCGTAGAACGTCGGCGGCACGGCGCCCAGCGCGACGACGTGGACCGTCACCTCATGGTCGTTGAGGTAGATGGTCAGATCGCTGAGACGAATCTCGGCCCGCGCCGGCGCTCCCACGGCGAGCCATAGCGCCGCCGCCAGCACACAGAGTCCGGAACGCGCACCACGCATACGGCAGACAGGCCATTATAGCCCTCCAGCGGGCGGCCGAGGGCCGCCTAGTGCCGTTCCAACTATTCGCGCCGAGGAAGGCACCGTGTACGTCGTTCGTGGACAGATTTAGTATCAACAAGTTGGAACGGCACTAGCTCAGTCGGAGGGGGCCGTCGAGGCCCCCTCCGAGGCCCCCCCCAGGAAGGGATTGCGCCGGCGGAGACCGGCGGATCGATCACGTCGGAGGGGGCGTCTCGCCCCCTCCGACACCTCCCCGCATAAACTCGTTGCGCCGGCAAAGCCGGCGCTCGAAGCGCGGTTACGCCGCCTAGAAGCGTGTCGGAGTAACCTCGGTTCGAGCGCCGGCCTTGCCGGCGCAATCCTTTCTGGGGGGAGGTTTCGGAAGGGGGGCGAAGCCCCCCTCCGAGTTTCTAGAAGGCGGCGAGGCCGGGTGCGGGAACGAGCGCGCCGTTGCGGCGGACGGCTGGGAACGGCACTACGGCCAGGCCGGCGCCGGCCGGACGGCGCTCGAGGCCTAGCGCGCGCTGGACCGCGAGCACCAGCTCGAAGTTCAGCGCGTGGCCCGCGTTGCGGGCGATGACGTGGCCCACCACCGGCCGACCGAGAAGGGCGAGGTCTCCGATGAGGTCGAGAATCTTGTGCCGCACGAACTCGTCACGGTACCGGAGCCCGTTCAGGACGCCGCGCTTGCCCACGCCGATGGCGTTCTCCAGCGAGGCGCCGCGGGCCAGGCCGTTCTTGCGCATCGGGCCGAGATCTTTCAGGAAGCCGTAGGTGCGGGCGGGGGCGAACTCCTCGATGAACATGCGCTCGCTCGGCGTGCAGGTGAGCGCCTGGGTGCCGATCGCAGGATGGTCGTTGTCGAGCGTGTAGCTGATGCGGAGCGTTTCGGAGGGAACCATCTGGATCCAGCGCCCACCGCTGCCCACTCGGATCGGGTAGGGGATCTTGATGGGCCGGCGCGGCGCCGACTGCTCGGCGCGCCCCGCCGTCGCCAGCAGGGTGACGAACGGCTTGGCGCTGCCGTCCCCCGCGGGGATTTCCGGGCCGTCGACCTCGACGTCGAGGTTGTCGATGCCGAGCCCGGCCGCGGCGGCCATGAGGTGCTCCACCGTCTGAATCCGCGTCCCATTGCGCCCGATGGTCGTCGCGTAATGGCAGTTGACGACGCTCTCTGGCGCGGCGGGAATCGGCTCGTCGTGGCTCGCCACTCTGAAGATGATGCCGGAGTTGGCAGGCGCGGGAGACATCGTGATCCGCACCGGCCTTCCGGAGTGAAGACCGACGCCGTCCATCGTCACCGGTTTCCGGATCGTTGTCTGGTGCATGGCCGGCGGAGAGAAGAGCAACTGAGGTGCCAGACGCGATTACGAGGGATAACAGATTGATTTCACTCGCTCTGGGTCCCTTACATTGTCGGCTTTACAAGCGTCTCCGTGTTGCGTTCACGACACGCTGTGCCGCCACATTGTCTCGTTTTAGAAACATCAAACATCGACGATCAGCCGGACCTCCGACCGGTCGCCCTCCTCGGTGACCGACACCTGGTGGTAGGTTGCAGCCTTCACGACCGTGCCGGGACGGTGGCGGCGGGTGTCGATCGCCTCGCCGCGCAGGAGGCCGTGCACCAGCGCCGGCCCCGGCCTCGTCACCTCCACCCGCCGCACCGCGAACCCCTCGATCTCGTGCACGTACAGGCACTCGTTGATCCAGTTCACGAGCAGGCGCTCGGGCGAGTCGCCCTGCGCGCGGACCTCCCGCGTCTCGCGTTCCTCGACGTCTTCGGGGGCGATCGTCAGGGCGAGAACCCCGAGCGCGGCCTGGGCGAGCGCTTCCGTCAGCGTCGGTCCCCACGCCCTCACGCCGACGTCGGCGGCCACATCGAAGTAGTCGTAGCCGGCCTCAGTCACGAAGGCGCTCCGCGGCCGGCGCCCCGCCACCGAGATCGCCGAACCTGAATTGAAGAATCGCGGCGATGGCCGGGCCCGCCGTCTCGGTGCGCAGGATGCGCGGACCGAGCCGGGCGGTCATCCATCCCTGCGCTCGCGCCAGCTCGACTTCGCGGCGCGCCAGCCCGCCCTCGGGGCCGACGAGCACCAGCGCCACGCGCGGCGGCGCCGCCACCGCCTCCAGCGCGCGCGCCAGCGACGGCCCCTCGCCCTCCCAGAGGCAAAGCTTCAGCTCGGTCGCGCCGGCGGGGATCTCCAGCCACTCGGCGAGAGGGCGAGGCACGCCGACCTCGGGAACGATCGCGCGCCCGCACTGCTTGGCCGCTTCCTTGGCCACCCGCTGCCACCGGCGCGCACGCTCCCGCCAGCGACTCGGCTCCAGGTGGACGATGGTGCGCTCCGTAATCGCCGGCAGCACCCGCGCCACGCCGAGCTCGGTGGCCGCCCGCACGATCAGCTCCATCTTGTCGCCTTTGGGAACGCCCTGGACGAGCGTGATCGCCAGCGGGGTCTCGGCCCGGTTGGTGGCCACGCCGAGCACGGTCCCGGTGGCGGTCTCGCCGAGCGACTCGATGCGCACGGTGTAGTCGCGACCGCGCCCGTCGGCGGCGACGACGAGATCGCCGGGCGCCAATCGTAAGACCGCCGCCATGTGGCGCGTCTCGTCGCGGTCGAAGACGACGCGGTCGCCGTCGATCCGCTCGGGCGCGATCGTGAACCGCCGCAGAGCGCTCATAGGTCGGAGGGGACCTCGGCGGCCCCCTCCGAGATCCCTGGTCGGAGGGGAGCCTCGCGGCCCCCTCCGAATCCATAGTCGGAGGGAGCCTCGCGGCCCCCTCCGAACCACCCCCAAGGGGGCGCCGCCGAGGCCGGCGCTCGAGGAAGCGCGTGCGACCTTTGGATTGACACAGGATGTCTCATCCTGTGCGGCGGAGCTCGAGGGTGGTCCAGCCGTCCACAGACCGGGCGGCCCCCGGCGCGAAGCCCTGCGCGCGCAACGCGGGGCCGAGGCCGGCCGCCTCGCCGTCGAGCAGGCCGCCCAGGACGAGCCTGCCGCCGGGGGCGACGTAGCGCGCGTAGGCGGCCGCCAGGCGCCGGTGGGCGGCCGACAACAGATTGGCGAGCACCAGCGGTGCCGGGTCCGTCGTGAGCGCGCCGGCGTCGGCCGTCATGCAGGCGATGCGCTCGGCTACGCGGTTGAGTGCGATATTGGCGGTCGCGCAGGCCACCGCGTCGGGATCGTCGTCCACCGCCAGGATCCGCCCCACGCCCAGTCGCGCCGCCGCGATGGCCAGGATGCCGGAACCCGTGCCCAGATCGATCGCCGCGCGCGGTGGGCGCTTGCCGATGATCGTCTCGAGCGCTTCGAGACAGCCTGCGGTGCTGCCGTGATGTCCGGTGCCGAAGGCGCGGCCCGGCTCGATGACGATCGCCAGCCGCCCGGGGACCGCCGGGACGTCCCACGGCGGCGCCACCAGCAGGCGGCGCCCGACGCGCAGCGGCCGAAAGTGCTCGCGCCAGGCCTCGGCCCAGTTCGCCTCCGCGACCGGCGCCACGCGCGGCGCGCCCGGAGCCGCGAAGCCCAGCGCGCGCAGTCCGCCGATGTAGTCGCTCATGCGCGCGTGGAGGCGCTGCGCGTCGAGGTGGCCCGGAAAGAACGCCCGCAGCCGCGGCTCCTCACCGGAGGCCTGCTCCTCGACGACCCCGAGCGCGCCCAGCTCCCAGAGGAAGTTGGTGATCCCTTCGGCGACGTCGCCGGAGACGGGAAGGGCGAGCTCCCAATACGAAGCCGCGCTCATCGGGAGGCTCGACGGCGCATCCGCGCCTACTCGAGGAGCTTCTTCATCCGCTCGAGGAAGGAGGTGATGAGCGGCCCCCCCTGCCCCTTCGACTCCGCCTCGAACGCCTCGAGGGCTTCGCGCTGGCGGGCGTTGAGCTTCGGGGGCACTTCGAGGATCAGCCGGTAGCACGCGTCGCCGTGTCCCCGCTCCCGGAGGCGCGGCATGCCGCGGCCGCGGAGCTTGAGGATCTGATTCGGCTGGCTGCCGGCAGGGATCTTCAGCTTCGCCGTCCCGCCCAGCACCGGCACATCCGCCTCGGCCCCCAGCGCCAGCTGC is a window of Candidatus Methylomirabilota bacterium DNA encoding:
- a CDS encoding 50S ribosomal protein L11 methyltransferase, yielding MSAASYWELALPVSGDVAEGITNFLWELGALGVVEEQASGEEPRLRAFFPGHLDAQRLHARMSDYIGGLRALGFAAPGAPRVAPVAEANWAEAWREHFRPLRVGRRLLVAPPWDVPAVPGRLAIVIEPGRAFGTGHHGSTAGCLEALETIIGKRPPRAAIDLGTGSGILAIAAARLGVGRILAVDDDPDAVACATANIALNRVAERIACMTADAGALTTDPAPLVLANLLSAAHRRLAAAYARYVAPGGRLVLGGLLDGEAAGLGPALRAQGFAPGAARSVDGWTTLELRRTG